From a region of the Microcebus murinus isolate Inina chromosome 23, M.murinus_Inina_mat1.0, whole genome shotgun sequence genome:
- the IL24 gene encoding interleukin-24 isoform X1, which yields MGSAALPCLSLLLLLWTQPPRARGQEFRFGSCRAKGVDLQELWEAFWAVKDAVQAQDNITSARLLRREVLQDVSDAESCHLIQALLKFYLNTVFKHYYKRTVEFRTLKSFSTLANNFIAIKSQLRPSQENEMFPVTERAHGRFLLFQRAFRRLDREAAVTKAFGEVDILLTWMERFYRL from the exons ATGGGCTCCGCTGCCCTCCCTTGCCtgagcctgctgctgctgctctggacCCAGCCGCCGCGGGCCCGGGGCCAAGAGTTCCGCTTTGGGTCCTGCCGCGCCAAGGGGGTGGATCTGCAGGAACTGTGGGAGGCCTTCTGGGCCGTGAAGGACGCAGTG CAAGCTCAGGATAACATCACGAGTGCCCGGCTGCTGCGGCGGGAGGTTCTGCAGGACGTCTCG gatGCTGAGAGCTGTCACCTCATCCAAGCCCTACTGAAGTTCTACCTGAATACTGTTTTCAAACACTACTACAAGAGAACAGTGGAATTCAGGACGCTGAAGTCCTTCTCTACTCTGGCCAACAACTTTATCGCCATCAAGTCGCAACTGCGGCCCAGT CAGGAAAATGAGATGTTTCCCGTCACTGAGAGGGCACATGGGCGCTTCCTGCTGTTCCAGAGAGCATTCAGACGG CTGGACAGAGAGGCAGCTGTGACCAAAGCCTTTGGGGAAGTGGACATTCTCCTGACCTGGATGGAGAGATTCTACCGGCTCTGA
- the IL24 gene encoding interleukin-24 isoform X2: protein MGSAALPCLSLLLLLWTQPPRARGQEFRFGSCRAKGVDLQELWEAFWAVKDAVQAQDNITSARLLRREVLQDVSDAESCHLIQALLKFYLNTVFKHYYKRTVEFRTLKSFSTLANNFIAIKSQLRPSENEMFPVTERAHGRFLLFQRAFRRLDREAAVTKAFGEVDILLTWMERFYRL, encoded by the exons ATGGGCTCCGCTGCCCTCCCTTGCCtgagcctgctgctgctgctctggacCCAGCCGCCGCGGGCCCGGGGCCAAGAGTTCCGCTTTGGGTCCTGCCGCGCCAAGGGGGTGGATCTGCAGGAACTGTGGGAGGCCTTCTGGGCCGTGAAGGACGCAGTG CAAGCTCAGGATAACATCACGAGTGCCCGGCTGCTGCGGCGGGAGGTTCTGCAGGACGTCTCG gatGCTGAGAGCTGTCACCTCATCCAAGCCCTACTGAAGTTCTACCTGAATACTGTTTTCAAACACTACTACAAGAGAACAGTGGAATTCAGGACGCTGAAGTCCTTCTCTACTCTGGCCAACAACTTTATCGCCATCAAGTCGCAACTGCGGCCCAGT GAAAATGAGATGTTTCCCGTCACTGAGAGGGCACATGGGCGCTTCCTGCTGTTCCAGAGAGCATTCAGACGG CTGGACAGAGAGGCAGCTGTGACCAAAGCCTTTGGGGAAGTGGACATTCTCCTGACCTGGATGGAGAGATTCTACCGGCTCTGA